The genomic interval AAGTTGTCAAAGTCCCATCTAATTCTTGAACTAAGTAGACAAATTTGCCATCTTTACTAAAAGTTAAATGTCTTGGTCCACTTGCTGGTTTTACATCGACGCTTCCTTTCAAAGTCAACATTTCGTTTTTAGAATCTGGATTATACTTATAAATAAACACTTTATCCAAACCTAAATCATTAGACAAAACAAACTTTTTATCTGGAGAAAAAACAACCATATGTACGTGCGCTTTTTCTTGACGCGCTGCATTTGGTCCTTTTCCTTCATGCTGAATTAATTGCTGTACTTCTGTAATACTTCCATCTGCTTTTTTCTTAAAAACGACAATATTTCCTCCAGAATAATTAGCAACTATTACATTTTTATCGTCATTAATTAAATGGCAAGGATCTGCTCCTAAAGCATCATTTGTGTTTAAAAACTTTAATTTTCCTGAAACCGAATCATATCCAAAAGCACTTACAGCACTTTGATTTCCATTTTCGTTTACCGCATAAACAAATTTATTATCTGCAGAAACCGATAAATAACTCGGACTAACTACATTTTCTGATGAATTCTTCAACTTAAAATCTCCCGAAGAAGCATCAAATTCGTAAACGTAAATTCCGTTGCTTTGACAAGTATTTGTGTAGGTTCCGACTAATAAATTGAATTTATTTTGAGCTTTTCCCGTGGTCAATGATAAAGCTGAAAATAATACTAAATATATTTTTTTCATAGTTTGTTTTTTTGAATCAGCTAAAATAAGGAATAATATCTTTTGCAGATTACAATTAAAACAAGAAAAATTACATTTAAAAAAGAACTTACCAATATATAAGTCATATAAGTTCATTTTAGATTTTTCGCTTATAATCTCTTAGTTGAACTTATATGGTTCAACTAAAAATTCGTATTTTTGACGAGCATCTTCGCGAAAAACAAAACGTAGTGAAGTAAATCGAAGCCAGAATGCATTTTAAACATCCCGAAATTCTATACTTTCTGTTTTTATTGATCGTTCCAATTTTGGTTCATTTATTTCAATTAAGACGTTTTAAAACTTCCTATTTTACTAATGTTCGATTTTTAAAAGAACTCGCGATTCAGACTCGTAAAAGTTCCAAAATCAAAAAAAGACTTTTATTAGCAACTCGTTTATTACTCCTAACTTTTATCATTTTAGCTTTTGCACAACCTTTTTTTCAGGCGAAAGACAGTAAAAATGCATCAAATGAAATGTATATTGTTTTAGACAATTCTTTCAGCATGCAAGCAAAAGGAAAAAAGGGTGAATTATTAAAAAGAGCTGTTCAGGAATTGCTTGAAAATACTCCAGAAAACACTCAGTTTTCTTTATTAACAAACACAGAAAATTTTTGGAATACGGATATAAAATCTTCTAAAAGTGCTTTACAAAACTTAAAATACAGCGCTTCACCTTTTGATCTTTCTGCTATTTCAGCCAAAATCAAAGCGCATAAATCTGCGCATAAAAAAGACATTGTAATTATTACAGATGCTATTGGTTTAAAACAAAAAGATATTGCAAATATAGATTTTGATGAAAAACCATATTTCATAGTTCCAGAAGCAGAACAAAAAAATAACGTTTCTATTGACAGCGTTTACATCAATCAGAGTTTAGAGAATTTCTATGAAATTGGCATCAACTTATCTGCTTATGGTGAAGATTTCAAACCAGTTTCGACCGCTTTATACAATCAAAACAAACTGATCGCCAAAACGATTGTCAATTTTGACACGAAGAAAAAGAAAATCAATTTTACGATTCCGAAAGAAGCATTTCACGGATATGTAACAATTGAAGACAATGGTTTGACTTATGATAACAAATTGTTTTTCAGTATTTCTAAAAATAAAAAAACAAACGTTATCAGTATTGGCGAACCTGAAAAAAGCAATTTCTTATCTCGAATTTATACTTCTGGCGAATTTAATTTTTATAATTATTCCATCAGTTCTTTAGATTATAATAGCTTAGAAAAACAAAATACGATTATTTTAAATGAATTAGTTGACATTCCGCAGGCACTGCAAACGACTTTGAAAGCTTTTGTTTCTAAAGGAGGAAATTTAGTTGTCATTCCATCTGAGAAAAGTTCTGTTTCAAACCTAAATGCTTTATTAAGCAATTTTGGAAAAATTCAATTCGGAAATCTAGAAAGTAACAGTAAATTAATTACCAAAATAAATTTCGATCATCCTTTATTTTCTGGAGTTTTTGAAAACAAAATTTCTAATTTTCAATACCCAAAAGTAAATAGTTCGTTTGCCGTTTCTAGTTCTTATCCTGCTGTTCTTTCATTTGAAGATCAAACTCCATTTGTTACTGCCGTTCAGAATCAAGTTGCGGGAATTACAGTTTTTACAGCTCCAATAAATAGCACAAATTCAAATTTCCAGCAATCACCTTTAATTGTTCCGCTTTTTTATAAAATAGCACAGAACAATCAAAAAACGGGGGTAAATGCCTTGACAATCGGAAGTAATCAGCCATATTTTGTTGATGTTTTATTGACTAAAGATGCGATTTTGGAAGTAAAAGGAAATGACGATTCATTTATTCCAATTCAGCAGATTTTAAACAATAAAGTCAAACTAACCTTTAACGATTTTCCAGAAACAGCTGGCAATTACGGAATTTTCGATAAAAAAGAATGGGTAGAAAATATTAGCTTTAATTATAAAAGAACCGAAAGCGATTTGAGTCAAGTAAACACCAATGTGGTTTCAGATTTCAAAACTGCCGATACGATTTCGACCATTTTTAATACGCTACAAACTGAGCGAACTGACAGCCAAATTTGGAAATGGTTTGTTATCTTTGCACTGTTATTTTTAGCATTAGAAATGGCAATTATAAAATTTGTGAAGTAGGTTTTACGTTTACTTTTAAACAATTTACTTTTTACAAAAATCATTTTACGACAAAAAAATATCTACATATGAAAATAATCATCAAAAGCGCCAAAATTATCGACTCAAAAAGTCCGTTTCACAATCAGACCGTTGATCTTTTAATTGCAGATGGTTTAATAGAAAAAATAGGCGTTTCTCTTCCAAACGACGATGCAGAAGTTGTAAGATTCGATGATCTTCACGTTTCTCAAGGCTGGTTTGACAGCAGCGTTTCTCTTGGTGAACCAGGTTACGAAGACAGAGAAACCATTGCAAACGGATTAAATGTTGCAGCAAAAAGTGGTTTTACAGCAATTGCTTTACAACCCAATTCACTACCAATTATTGACAATCAGTCTCAAGTAAACTTTGTAAAAAATAAAGCAAATGGTTTTGCTACAGAAATTTTCCCAATTGGAGCTTTAACAAAATCTAGCGAAGGAAAAGATATGGCAGAACTTTTTGACATGAAAAATGCTGGCGCCGTAGCTTTTGGAGATTATAATAAAAGCATCGACAACGCCAATATTTTAAAAATTGCTTTGCAATACGTACAAGATTTTGACGGTCTGGTAATTGCATATTCTCAAGATCCAAATATTAAAGGAAACGGTGTGGCAAACGAAGGAATTGTTTCAACAAGATTGGGTTTGAAAGGAATTCCGAATTTAGCTGAAGAACTTCAAATTTCTAGAAACTTGTTTTTGTTAGAATATACAGGCGGAAAACTTCACATTCCGACAATCTCTACTGCAAAATCGGTTGAATTGATTAGAGAAGCAAAAGCTAAAGGCTTAAACGTTACAGCAAGTGCTTCTGTACATCATTTGGTTTTAACGGATGAAAAACTAGACGGATTTGATACTCGTTTTAAAGTTACGCCGCCATTACGCACAGAAGTAGACAGACAAGCTCTATTAAATGGAGTTGCTGACGGCACAATCGACATGATTACATCAGACCATAATCCGATTGATATTGAATTTAAAAAAATGGAATTTGATACCGCAAAAAATGGAACTATTGGTTTAGAAAGTGCTTTTGGAGCTTTAATGACGGTTTTACCGGTAGAAACGATTGTAGCAAAATTAACTGCAGCAAAAGCTATTTTCGGTCTTGCAAATTCTACAATTGAAGAAGGTGCAAAAGCTAATTTGACACTTTTTACAACTGAGCATAAATCAATTTTCGAGAAAGAAAATATTCTTTCAAAATCTAAAAATTCTGCATTTTTAGGAACTGAACTTAAAGGTTCTGTTTACGGAATTTACAATCAAAATCAACTTGTTACAAAATAATAAAATGAAGAATACAATTGAAGAAGGAAAAGCAATTGCAATAACCAGTTATATTCTAATTATCGGCGTTTTAATCGCTATGAGCATGAATTCGGAAAACAAAAATAGTTTTGCTTCTTTTCATATCCGTCAGGCTTTAGGCTTATCACTCACTTTTATCTCTTTGGGAGCCATTATCAGCAATTTTGACAGCTTTTTTATTACTTTCCCAATGTGGATCTGCATTTCAATTCTTTGGACTTTCGGTATTTTTAATGCTATTCAAGGTCAAATGAAACCAATTCCTTTAGTTGGAGAATTGTTTCAGAAATGGTTTCGTAAAATTGGATAAATTTTAAAATTCCAATTTAAAAAATTCCAAATTCCAAACTTGAAAATTTATAATTCACAACTAACAATTTACAATTAAAAAAATGACTCTATCTTTAGAATATAAAATACAAGAACCTAAAGTAATTTTAGACAAAAATCCATTATTGCTTTTACTGCACGGATACGGAAGTAACGAAGCTGATTTATTCTCATTTGCTTCTGAACTTCCAGATAATTATTATATAATTTCTGCAAGAGCTCCTTATGATTTACAATACGGTGCTTACGCTTGGTACGCAATCAATTTTGATGCAGATCAAAATAAGTTTTCTGATAATGAACAGGCAAAAACGTCAAGAGATATGATTGCCAATTTTATTGACGAATTAGTTTCAAAATATCCAATTGATGCCAATAATGTAACACTTATTGGATTTAGTCAAGGATCGATTTTAAGTTATGCAACTGCCCTTTCTTATCCAGAAAAAATCCAGAGAGTTGTGGCAATGAGTGGTTATTTTAATGAAGAAATCATCAAAGAAGGTTTTGAAAATAATGACTTTAAAAACTTAAAATTCTTTGCTTCTCACGGAACTGTAGATCAAGTTATTCCGATTGAATGGGCAAGAAAAACTCCTGCCGCTTTAGAAAAATTAAATATTCCTGTTACATATAAAGAATATCCTGTTGGGCATGGAGTTGCTCCGCAAAATTTCTTTGATTTTAAGAATTGGCTTATTGGCTAGTATTCAGTGTTCAGTTTTTTAGTATTCAGTGATTTGTGCAATCAAAAAACTTTGCAAAAGTTTCAACTTTTACAAAGTTCTAGCTACAAACTGCAACTGAACAATAAAAAACTGAACACTGATCACTAAACTATTCTCCCGTATAAAGAATTTTCCCCGCTTTTTTCAAAACATAACCTTTCCACGGAATTAATTGCCAATCGCCGTTAACCCAAGAATCGCCTTCCGATTTTCTTTCTAAAACAATCGATTCTTTTTGAGTATCTAAGAAAAGTTCTGCTTTATTTCCGTCGAAAATAACATACGAAACTGTTGTGTACGTTTTTCCATCTTCAGCATGGTTTAGTTTTGTACTATTTTCGAAAACTCTAACACACTCGTTTTTAAGTATCGACCAAGTATAACCAGCAGAAGCTTTACATCCGTGAGAATCAACATCTGCTCCTACTACAACTTTCTCTTTCTGCGGTTCTTTTGTAACAACTTTTTCCTGAGAAACCTTTTTAGCACAAGAAAACACACCAAAAACCATTAACAACAAAAACATCTTTTTCATAATCCTA from Flavobacterium sp. YJ01 carries:
- a CDS encoding lactonase family protein encodes the protein MKKIYLVLFSALSLTTGKAQNKFNLLVGTYTNTCQSNGIYVYEFDASSGDFKLKNSSENVVSPSYLSVSADNKFVYAVNENGNQSAVSAFGYDSVSGKLKFLNTNDALGADPCHLINDDKNVIVANYSGGNIVVFKKKADGSITEVQQLIQHEGKGPNAARQEKAHVHMVVFSPDKKFVLSNDLGLDKVFIYKYNPDSKNEMLTLKGSVDVKPASGPRHLTFSKDGKFVYLVQELDGTLTTLSYDKAGNLKVIAETSILPKGFTGGTGAAAIKISPDGNFLYVSDRVDANAISVYKILKDGKIELVEQQSTLGKGPRDFAIDPTGNYLLLGHQYTNDIVIFKRNKTTGKIEDTGKRIELCSPVGLVFTKI
- a CDS encoding BatA domain-containing protein; the protein is MHFKHPEILYFLFLLIVPILVHLFQLRRFKTSYFTNVRFLKELAIQTRKSSKIKKRLLLATRLLLLTFIILAFAQPFFQAKDSKNASNEMYIVLDNSFSMQAKGKKGELLKRAVQELLENTPENTQFSLLTNTENFWNTDIKSSKSALQNLKYSASPFDLSAISAKIKAHKSAHKKDIVIITDAIGLKQKDIANIDFDEKPYFIVPEAEQKNNVSIDSVYINQSLENFYEIGINLSAYGEDFKPVSTALYNQNKLIAKTIVNFDTKKKKINFTIPKEAFHGYVTIEDNGLTYDNKLFFSISKNKKTNVISIGEPEKSNFLSRIYTSGEFNFYNYSISSLDYNSLEKQNTIILNELVDIPQALQTTLKAFVSKGGNLVVIPSEKSSVSNLNALLSNFGKIQFGNLESNSKLITKINFDHPLFSGVFENKISNFQYPKVNSSFAVSSSYPAVLSFEDQTPFVTAVQNQVAGITVFTAPINSTNSNFQQSPLIVPLFYKIAQNNQKTGVNALTIGSNQPYFVDVLLTKDAILEVKGNDDSFIPIQQILNNKVKLTFNDFPETAGNYGIFDKKEWVENISFNYKRTESDLSQVNTNVVSDFKTADTISTIFNTLQTERTDSQIWKWFVIFALLFLALEMAIIKFVK
- a CDS encoding dihydroorotase; this translates as MKIIIKSAKIIDSKSPFHNQTVDLLIADGLIEKIGVSLPNDDAEVVRFDDLHVSQGWFDSSVSLGEPGYEDRETIANGLNVAAKSGFTAIALQPNSLPIIDNQSQVNFVKNKANGFATEIFPIGALTKSSEGKDMAELFDMKNAGAVAFGDYNKSIDNANILKIALQYVQDFDGLVIAYSQDPNIKGNGVANEGIVSTRLGLKGIPNLAEELQISRNLFLLEYTGGKLHIPTISTAKSVELIREAKAKGLNVTASASVHHLVLTDEKLDGFDTRFKVTPPLRTEVDRQALLNGVADGTIDMITSDHNPIDIEFKKMEFDTAKNGTIGLESAFGALMTVLPVETIVAKLTAAKAIFGLANSTIEEGAKANLTLFTTEHKSIFEKENILSKSKNSAFLGTELKGSVYGIYNQNQLVTK
- a CDS encoding alpha/beta fold hydrolase; its protein translation is MTLSLEYKIQEPKVILDKNPLLLLLHGYGSNEADLFSFASELPDNYYIISARAPYDLQYGAYAWYAINFDADQNKFSDNEQAKTSRDMIANFIDELVSKYPIDANNVTLIGFSQGSILSYATALSYPEKIQRVVAMSGYFNEEIIKEGFENNDFKNLKFFASHGTVDQVIPIEWARKTPAALEKLNIPVTYKEYPVGHGVAPQNFFDFKNWLIG